The following are from one region of the Haloactinomyces albus genome:
- the tnpB gene encoding IS607 family element RNA-guided endonuclease TnpB, giving the protein MSSVIQAYRFVLDPTEVQAAALSSHCGGQRAAFNWGLARVKANLAQREAERSYGVAEDELTPSLNWSFYSLRKDWNAAKHEVAPWWADNSKEAYATGLANLADALNIWNAGKKGQRKGRKAGFPRFKSKHRDTPSCRFSTGAFGLSNSDRRHVKLPRIGVVRTHESTRKLARHIERGTARVRSATVSWRRGRWQVSLSVDIERDEPKPATRGGTVGVDLGVKSLAVLSTGEIIANPKHLDAAQRKLRRLQRQAARRWTPGLKPDRQSKRWHQTQDRIRRLHTYVANARQDGLHKLSTRLVSEFDTIVGEDLHVAGMLHNRTLSRSIADVGMGELRRQITYKTTWNGRTLVIADRWYPSSKTCSACGVVKAKLRLSERTFHCGECALVLNRDLNAACNLAALAGEVACSTSSQSCGATENEPDGNPCKTAASSGAPGNGYRHGKTTPSVVKAT; this is encoded by the coding sequence GTGAGCAGTGTGATTCAGGCGTACCGGTTTGTGCTCGACCCGACCGAGGTGCAGGCGGCAGCGTTGTCCAGCCACTGTGGCGGGCAGCGTGCGGCGTTCAACTGGGGTCTGGCGCGGGTGAAAGCGAATCTGGCCCAACGGGAGGCGGAACGGTCCTACGGCGTTGCTGAGGATGAGTTGACACCCAGCCTCAACTGGTCCTTCTACAGCCTGCGCAAAGACTGGAACGCCGCGAAACACGAGGTGGCACCGTGGTGGGCCGACAACTCCAAGGAGGCGTACGCGACCGGGCTGGCAAACCTGGCCGACGCGCTGAACATCTGGAACGCCGGCAAAAAGGGCCAGCGCAAAGGACGTAAGGCCGGGTTTCCCCGGTTCAAGTCCAAACACCGCGACACCCCGTCCTGCCGGTTTTCGACCGGGGCTTTCGGCCTGTCCAACAGTGATCGGCGGCATGTGAAGCTGCCCCGTATCGGTGTGGTACGTACGCACGAGTCCACCCGAAAGCTGGCTCGGCACATTGAGCGCGGCACGGCTCGTGTCCGGTCGGCCACGGTGTCGTGGCGTCGTGGCCGGTGGCAGGTGTCGTTGTCCGTCGATATCGAACGGGACGAACCGAAACCGGCCACACGCGGCGGAACTGTCGGTGTCGACCTCGGAGTGAAGTCCCTCGCCGTGCTGTCGACCGGCGAAATCATCGCCAACCCGAAACATCTCGACGCGGCCCAACGAAAGCTGCGGCGGTTGCAGCGGCAAGCCGCCCGCCGGTGGACCCCCGGACTGAAACCGGATCGGCAGTCGAAACGCTGGCACCAGACTCAGGACCGGATACGGCGGTTGCACACGTACGTCGCCAACGCCCGCCAAGACGGTCTGCACAAACTGTCCACCCGGCTGGTGTCCGAGTTCGACACCATCGTGGGCGAAGATCTGCATGTGGCCGGGATGCTGCACAACCGCACTCTGTCCCGCTCCATCGCGGACGTGGGCATGGGCGAACTGCGCAGGCAGATCACCTACAAAACCACCTGGAACGGGCGCACGCTGGTCATCGCTGACCGGTGGTATCCGTCCAGTAAAACCTGCTCGGCATGTGGTGTGGTGAAAGCCAAGCTGCGCCTATCCGAGCGGACCTTCCACTGCGGCGAGTGCGCTCTTGTGCTCAACCGCGACCTCAACGCCGCATGCAACCTCGCCGCGCTCGCAGGCGAGGTTGCATGCAGCACGTCCTCCCAGAGTTGCGGGGCGACGGAAAACGAGCCCGATGGAAACCCATGTAAGACCGCCGCATCCTCGGGTGCGCCGGGCAACGGGTACCGCCACGGGAAGACCACGCCGAGCGTGGTCAAAGCTACGTAG
- a CDS encoding sugar phosphate isomerase/epimerase family protein, whose amino-acid sequence MINQDPRLARLSLNQKTVNRCSVAEAVQGCTEVGIPAIGLWREPVHEIGVAKTAKLVDDAGLRVSSLCRGGFFTGVEGAERRGAMADNRRALDEAAELGAPCLVLVVGGLPAGSRDLPGARQRVVDALAELAPYAGERGVRLALEPLHPMYCADRAVLSTLGQALEIAEAFPVEQVGVVVDAFHVWWDPELFTQIGRAADRIASFQVCDWLTPLPADVLLGRGMMGDGHIDFRPLRAAVERAGYRGDIEVEIFNADVWAEEPHTVLHTMAERYLGCVCD is encoded by the coding sequence ATGATCAACCAGGACCCGAGACTGGCGCGTCTGTCGCTGAACCAGAAGACCGTCAACCGCTGCTCGGTCGCGGAAGCAGTTCAGGGGTGTACTGAGGTCGGGATCCCGGCGATCGGACTGTGGCGCGAGCCAGTGCACGAGATCGGCGTGGCGAAGACCGCAAAGCTGGTCGATGACGCCGGGTTGCGGGTCTCCTCGCTGTGCCGCGGCGGATTCTTCACCGGAGTGGAAGGCGCCGAGCGCCGTGGAGCGATGGCGGACAACCGCCGTGCGCTGGACGAGGCTGCCGAGCTGGGCGCACCGTGCCTGGTGCTCGTGGTCGGCGGATTGCCCGCAGGCTCACGCGACCTGCCAGGGGCGAGGCAACGGGTGGTCGACGCACTCGCGGAGCTGGCTCCGTACGCGGGCGAACGCGGGGTGCGGCTCGCGCTGGAACCGTTGCACCCGATGTATTGCGCCGACCGTGCCGTGCTGTCGACACTGGGCCAAGCGCTGGAGATCGCGGAGGCGTTCCCGGTCGAGCAGGTCGGTGTCGTCGTCGACGCGTTCCACGTGTGGTGGGACCCTGAGCTGTTCACCCAGATCGGCAGGGCCGCTGACCGGATCGCGAGCTTCCAGGTCTGTGACTGGCTCACCCCGCTACCGGCCGACGTGCTGCTCGGCCGTGGGATGATGGGCGACGGTCACATCGACTTCCGGCCGCTGCGCGCAGCAGTGGAACGAGCGGGCTACCGCGGCGATATCGAGGTCGAGATCTTCAACGCCGACGTCTGGGCAGAGGAACCGCACACCGTTCTGCACACCATGGCCGAGCGTTACCTCGGCTGCGTATGCGACTGA
- a CDS encoding rhamnogalacturonan lyase, with protein MTRARRLLAAGIGLLVLASAPGAAQARPSVHVPQQTEQHSGPAKPPKRGLVAVGTPEGNLVSWRLLADEPHNTPFDLYRNGRKVNREPIVSSTNFLDRGAGPRANYRLRVAGERASQATTAKVWQAGQRDIPLDKPKGGTSPDGVDYTYRANDASIGDLDGDGEYEIVLKWDPTNSHDNSRPGYTGEVFLDAYELDGTRLWRIGLGRNIRAGAHYTQFLVYDFNGDGRSEVVFRTADGTVDGTGRVIGDPSADHRNDQGYVLTGPEYLTVFDGTTGKALSTTDFAPARGDICDWGDCYGNRGDRFLAAVAYLDGTHPSIVMGRGYYAKTMVSAFDWRGGELQHRWTFDSDTPGNEKYAGQGNHNLSIADVDADGRDEIVYGAMAIDDNGTGLYSTGLGHGDAMHLGDLDPTHPGLEVFDVHENEDAAMGVEFRDADSGEALWGVRTGEDTGRGLAADIDPRYLGAEAWATGGAWNSPTGYLRSARGEKISTTIPPANFAIWWDGDLGRELLDHNYDSATGTGTGRIDDWNPETEKVENLLTASGTVSINGTKGNPSLQADILGDWREEVLWPTEDSTALRLYMTPHPTEHRLPALMQDHVYRLGVAWQNVAYNQPPHTGYYLGWGM; from the coding sequence ATGACAAGAGCACGAAGACTGCTGGCCGCGGGGATAGGTCTCCTGGTACTGGCGAGCGCGCCTGGCGCCGCACAGGCAAGGCCTTCCGTCCACGTCCCCCAGCAGACGGAACAGCACTCCGGTCCGGCGAAGCCCCCGAAGCGCGGTCTCGTCGCCGTCGGCACACCCGAGGGCAACCTCGTCAGCTGGCGGCTCTTGGCGGACGAGCCGCACAACACGCCCTTCGACCTCTACCGCAACGGGCGGAAGGTGAACCGGGAACCGATCGTGTCCAGCACGAACTTCCTCGATCGAGGAGCGGGGCCAAGGGCGAACTACCGGCTGCGGGTCGCCGGTGAGCGCGCGTCGCAAGCGACGACCGCGAAGGTGTGGCAAGCCGGGCAGCGGGACATCCCGCTGGACAAGCCGAAAGGCGGCACGTCACCGGACGGCGTGGACTACACCTACCGCGCCAACGATGCGAGCATCGGTGACCTCGACGGCGACGGGGAGTACGAGATCGTTCTCAAGTGGGATCCAACGAACTCCCATGACAACTCCCGCCCCGGCTACACGGGAGAAGTGTTTCTCGATGCTTACGAGCTCGACGGAACGCGGCTGTGGCGCATCGGTCTCGGGCGCAACATCCGAGCCGGAGCGCACTACACGCAGTTCCTCGTCTACGACTTCAACGGGGACGGCAGGTCCGAGGTCGTATTCAGAACCGCCGACGGCACCGTCGACGGCACCGGGCGCGTCATCGGCGACCCCAGCGCGGACCACCGCAATGACCAAGGCTATGTGCTCACCGGACCGGAGTACCTCACCGTTTTCGACGGCACCACCGGCAAGGCACTCAGCACAACCGACTTCGCTCCGGCCCGAGGCGACATCTGCGACTGGGGTGACTGCTACGGCAACCGCGGGGACCGCTTTCTCGCAGCGGTCGCCTACCTCGACGGCACACATCCGAGCATCGTCATGGGGCGCGGCTACTACGCCAAGACCATGGTGAGCGCCTTCGACTGGCGCGGCGGCGAACTACAGCACCGATGGACCTTCGACAGCGACACACCCGGCAACGAGAAGTACGCGGGGCAGGGCAACCACAATCTGAGCATCGCCGACGTGGACGCGGACGGGCGCGACGAGATCGTCTACGGCGCAATGGCAATCGACGATAACGGGACCGGGCTGTACAGCACAGGCCTCGGGCACGGCGACGCCATGCACCTCGGCGACCTCGACCCGACGCACCCGGGCCTGGAAGTCTTCGACGTGCACGAGAACGAGGACGCGGCCATGGGAGTGGAATTCCGTGACGCCGACAGCGGCGAAGCTCTCTGGGGGGTGCGCACCGGCGAGGACACCGGACGAGGACTTGCCGCCGACATCGATCCCCGCTACCTCGGAGCCGAGGCCTGGGCCACCGGTGGCGCGTGGAACAGCCCGACCGGATACCTGCGTTCCGCACGGGGCGAGAAGATCTCCACCACGATTCCCCCGGCGAACTTCGCGATCTGGTGGGACGGCGATCTCGGTCGTGAGCTCCTCGACCATAACTACGACAGCGCCACCGGCACCGGCACCGGTCGAATCGACGACTGGAATCCCGAGACCGAAAAGGTGGAGAACCTGTTGACCGCCTCCGGCACCGTCTCGATCAACGGCACCAAGGGAAATCCGAGCCTGCAGGCCGATATCCTGGGTGACTGGCGCGAGGAAGTGCTGTGGCCGACCGAGGACAGCACCGCGCTGCGGCTCTACATGACCCCGCACCCCACCGAGCACCGCCTCCCCGCTCTGATGCAGGATCACGTCTACCGCCTGGGCGTGGCATGGCAGAACGTCGCCTACAACCAACCGCCCCACACCGGCTATTACCTCGGCTGGGGCATGTAA
- a CDS encoding exo-rhamnogalacturonan lyase family protein, which produces MPSSSSFNRRGFLTSAGVTAAAAALGGRASAAPPSGEKPNAAQGVELRWLGEAPRASTGTAWGVPWPKGQLAKDTSFALTGSDGTHIPVQSWPLAYWPDGTLKWSGHAVGSNALAKTFHLSPGTPAAPQQPVTASRQGNAIRMANGTVEVRIATEGTIAIRSMTRGGRSTAEEGRLVLLMQDRPDDENTSPRRSNWTGVVERAEIEQTGPVRAVIKIAGRYRQDHGSKHGVGGRAILPWTMRFYLAAGDESMRLVHNFTWDADMNHDFVRGLGLELTVPMADEAHNRHIRFGTTEGGVWSEPVRVLTGLRRDPGAAVREAQFAGTATPAVSQWSQEVREGYRKLAQWNDVTLFQESSAHFVIRKRTTSAGSWLHHAGRGQRASGFGYVGGVSGGLGVGMRDFWQRFPRSLDMRGAAGDRATVTLWSWSPDAGAMDLRHYDTTAHGLDLAYEDVQDGFSRPEGICRSTEMELWALDSTPTRDQVAALSGALTERPQLVTKPEWYHGAGVFGRWSLPDRSTPGRVALENSIDRDVAFYAGQVEQREWYGFWHYGDVMHTYDSDRHEWRYDVGGYAWDNGELGSDAMLWYAFLRSGDPAAFRLARAMTQHISEVDTYHAGRFAGLGSRHNVSHWGDGAKEARVGESFTKRFSYYLTADELLGDLIRSSLRADKTLLTVEPLREVLPPQDKAPTRLRIGPDWYALVSNWMTEWERTGDTRWRDRIVTGMKDIAKFPAGLFTGEAGGAVGFDPETAHLVNLGKGDYQGGYNLAMAFCGEQILWETLDLVDVPEFRRTYLDFARYAQAPSEEKIERYGFDFDPKVFKTIYSRVTAWAGEQLGDPVIRQRGWNRFTSDPNGQPWPEPVRVGGNSVASPVDEIPTERTENQSGDFATCSTNDAAQRTLAIISLLDIAPDEGP; this is translated from the coding sequence ATGCCCTCTTCCTCGTCGTTCAACCGCCGTGGCTTCTTGACCAGTGCTGGGGTCACTGCGGCGGCTGCCGCTCTGGGCGGCCGTGCTTCGGCTGCCCCGCCGTCGGGTGAAAAGCCGAACGCTGCCCAGGGCGTCGAGTTGCGCTGGCTCGGTGAAGCACCCCGGGCATCGACGGGTACGGCCTGGGGTGTGCCGTGGCCGAAGGGACAGCTCGCCAAGGACACCTCGTTCGCGCTGACCGGCAGCGATGGCACGCACATCCCCGTGCAATCCTGGCCGCTGGCCTACTGGCCGGACGGCACGCTCAAGTGGAGCGGGCACGCGGTCGGCTCCAACGCCCTGGCCAAGACCTTCCATCTCTCCCCGGGAACTCCGGCCGCTCCGCAACAGCCGGTGACTGCCTCCCGCCAGGGGAATGCGATCCGGATGGCCAACGGCACGGTCGAGGTCCGGATCGCGACCGAGGGGACGATCGCGATCCGGTCGATGACGCGTGGCGGGCGGTCCACGGCCGAGGAAGGCCGTCTGGTGCTGCTTATGCAGGACCGACCCGATGATGAAAACACCTCCCCGCGCCGGAGCAACTGGACCGGCGTCGTGGAGAGGGCGGAGATCGAGCAGACCGGCCCGGTGCGCGCGGTGATCAAGATCGCCGGGCGATACCGGCAAGACCACGGCAGCAAGCACGGCGTCGGGGGACGCGCGATCCTGCCCTGGACGATGCGTTTCTATCTTGCCGCCGGTGACGAGTCGATGCGCTTGGTGCACAACTTCACCTGGGATGCGGACATGAACCACGATTTCGTCCGAGGTCTGGGTCTGGAGTTGACGGTCCCCATGGCCGATGAGGCACACAACCGGCACATCCGTTTCGGCACCACCGAGGGTGGGGTGTGGAGCGAGCCGGTTCGGGTGCTCACCGGTCTCCGTCGTGACCCGGGAGCTGCCGTGCGCGAAGCCCAGTTCGCCGGGACTGCGACACCTGCTGTCTCGCAGTGGTCGCAGGAGGTGCGCGAGGGTTACCGGAAGCTGGCGCAGTGGAACGATGTCACTCTCTTCCAGGAGTCGTCGGCCCACTTCGTGATTCGGAAGCGCACTACGTCGGCGGGCAGCTGGCTGCACCATGCCGGCCGTGGGCAACGCGCCTCCGGTTTCGGCTATGTCGGCGGTGTCAGCGGCGGCCTCGGTGTCGGCATGCGCGATTTCTGGCAACGCTTCCCGCGCTCGCTCGATATGCGGGGTGCCGCCGGGGACAGGGCCACGGTGACCTTGTGGTCGTGGTCGCCGGACGCCGGGGCGATGGATTTGCGGCACTACGACACCACCGCGCACGGTCTCGACCTTGCCTACGAAGACGTGCAGGACGGCTTCAGCAGGCCCGAGGGCATCTGTCGGTCCACGGAGATGGAACTGTGGGCGTTGGACTCCACACCCACACGTGATCAGGTCGCTGCTCTGTCCGGCGCTCTGACCGAACGACCGCAACTGGTGACCAAGCCCGAGTGGTATCACGGCGCAGGTGTTTTCGGGAGATGGAGCCTGCCTGACCGCAGCACGCCGGGGCGAGTGGCGCTGGAAAATTCGATCGACCGCGATGTCGCTTTCTATGCGGGTCAGGTCGAACAGCGCGAATGGTACGGATTCTGGCACTACGGCGACGTCATGCACACCTACGACTCCGACAGACATGAGTGGCGTTACGACGTGGGCGGTTACGCATGGGACAACGGTGAGTTGGGCAGCGACGCGATGCTCTGGTACGCGTTCCTTCGGTCCGGAGACCCCGCAGCCTTCCGGCTCGCCCGAGCCATGACGCAGCACATCAGCGAAGTCGATACCTACCACGCCGGCCGTTTCGCCGGGTTGGGCTCACGGCACAACGTCTCCCACTGGGGCGACGGTGCCAAGGAGGCGCGGGTGGGGGAGTCGTTCACCAAGCGCTTTTCCTACTACCTCACGGCCGATGAGCTGCTCGGCGACCTGATCCGATCCTCGCTGCGGGCCGACAAGACGTTGCTCACGGTCGAGCCACTACGCGAAGTGTTGCCGCCGCAGGACAAAGCACCGACTCGGCTGCGCATCGGCCCGGACTGGTACGCGCTGGTGAGTAACTGGATGACCGAGTGGGAGCGCACCGGAGACACCCGCTGGCGCGATCGGATCGTGACCGGCATGAAGGACATCGCCAAGTTCCCGGCCGGCCTGTTCACCGGTGAGGCGGGGGGTGCGGTCGGATTCGACCCGGAGACCGCTCACCTGGTCAACCTCGGCAAGGGGGACTACCAGGGCGGCTACAATCTCGCGATGGCCTTCTGCGGGGAGCAGATCCTGTGGGAAACCCTCGATCTCGTCGATGTCCCCGAATTTCGTCGGACCTACCTGGACTTCGCCCGATACGCGCAGGCCCCCTCGGAGGAGAAGATCGAGCGATACGGGTTCGACTTCGACCCGAAGGTGTTCAAAACGATCTACTCGCGTGTGACCGCCTGGGCCGGAGAGCAGCTCGGCGATCCGGTCATCCGCCAACGCGGCTGGAACCGCTTCACCTCCGACCCCAATGGACAGCCCTGGCCCGAGCCGGTCCGGGTCGGCGGCAACTCGGTCGCATCGCCCGTGGACGAGATCCCAACGGAACGCACCGAAAACCAGTCGGGGGACTTCGCCACCTGCTCGACCAATGATGCCGCACAGCGCACGCTCGCCATTATCTCGCTGCTGGACATCGCTCCCGACGAGGGTCCCTGA
- a CDS encoding dihydrodipicolinate synthase family protein, with protein sequence MTPTIQLPQADGSVSAHRLRDPVTWPLPASPPRTRIAYAAAHVAADPFGDNVPGAPASIDWSTTLGFRRYLWSCGLGVAEAMDTAQRGMGLNWPATRELIRRSAAEAKAVGGRIAAGAGTDHLPAEVSDSDQLVSGYEEQLEVVQEAGAQVILMASRQLATLARGPEDYHKVYARLLDQVDDPVILHWLGPMFDPALSGYWGSTDIAAATESFLTLLREHATKIDGVKVSLLDAEHEVRLRAALPEGVRLYTGDDFNYPRLIKGESDSSSDALLGVFAAIAPAASAALHALDRGDEAAFDNALLPTVPLARHLFTAPTYYYKTGIAFLAWICGHQPGFTMVGGLQSGRSVLHLAEAFRLADRAGLLPDPELAVSRMRSLLHVAGVTR encoded by the coding sequence GTGACGCCCACCATCCAGCTCCCCCAGGCCGACGGCTCGGTCAGCGCGCATCGACTGCGCGACCCCGTCACGTGGCCTCTCCCCGCTTCCCCACCCCGAACCCGCATCGCCTACGCCGCTGCGCACGTAGCGGCCGATCCGTTCGGCGACAACGTCCCCGGTGCGCCCGCAAGCATCGATTGGTCGACGACACTGGGCTTCCGCCGGTACTTGTGGTCCTGTGGACTGGGAGTGGCCGAGGCCATGGACACCGCACAGCGCGGAATGGGACTCAACTGGCCCGCTACCCGGGAACTTATTCGGCGCAGCGCCGCGGAAGCGAAGGCGGTGGGTGGACGTATCGCCGCCGGGGCGGGTACCGATCACCTTCCGGCCGAGGTGTCCGACTCGGACCAACTGGTCTCCGGTTACGAGGAACAGCTGGAGGTGGTGCAGGAGGCCGGCGCCCAGGTGATCCTGATGGCCAGCCGCCAGCTTGCCACGCTCGCCCGCGGCCCGGAGGACTATCACAAGGTCTACGCGCGGCTGCTCGACCAGGTCGACGACCCGGTGATCCTGCACTGGCTCGGTCCGATGTTCGACCCGGCCCTGAGCGGGTATTGGGGGTCGACGGACATCGCGGCGGCGACCGAGTCGTTCCTGACGTTGCTGCGCGAGCACGCCACCAAAATCGACGGGGTGAAGGTGTCGCTGCTGGACGCCGAACACGAGGTCCGGCTGCGCGCCGCCCTCCCCGAGGGCGTCCGGCTCTACACCGGCGACGACTTCAACTATCCGAGACTGATCAAGGGCGAGTCGGACTCCTCCAGCGACGCACTGCTCGGCGTGTTCGCCGCGATCGCACCGGCTGCCTCGGCTGCCCTGCACGCTCTGGACCGCGGCGACGAAGCGGCGTTCGACAACGCCTTGCTACCGACCGTTCCTCTGGCACGGCACCTGTTCACCGCACCGACGTACTACTACAAGACCGGAATCGCCTTCCTGGCCTGGATCTGCGGACACCAACCCGGTTTCACGATGGTCGGCGGCCTGCAGAGCGGGCGCAGCGTACTCCACCTCGCCGAAGCATTCCGGTTGGCCGACCGGGCCGGGCTGCTGCCCGACCCCGAACTCGCGGTGAGCCGAATGCGTTCCCTGCTCCATGTCGCGGGGGTGACCCGATGA
- a CDS encoding IS607 family transposase: protein MKLKDWAREQGVSYRAALNWFHAGTLPAPARQLDTGTILVEPAAQPCGASVAYCRVSGADQRDDLDRQAGRVAQGCATRGIVLDSTVTEVGSGLNGNRPKLGKLLSDPTVTTLVVEHRDRLARFGVEHLEAALAAQSRRIVVLEATEVADDLVRDVTEVLTSMCARLYGRRSAAKRAKTAMQAAEVPPR from the coding sequence GTGAAGTTGAAGGATTGGGCGCGTGAACAGGGTGTGTCGTACAGGGCCGCGTTGAACTGGTTCCACGCGGGTACGCTGCCCGCGCCCGCGCGGCAGCTCGATACCGGCACGATCCTGGTCGAACCCGCCGCCCAACCGTGTGGAGCTTCGGTGGCGTATTGCCGTGTGTCCGGTGCGGACCAGCGCGACGACCTGGACCGGCAAGCCGGACGTGTCGCGCAAGGATGCGCCACACGCGGAATCGTGCTGGACTCTACGGTCACCGAAGTCGGGTCCGGGCTGAACGGCAACCGGCCCAAACTGGGCAAACTATTGTCGGACCCGACTGTGACAACCCTCGTTGTGGAGCACCGTGACCGGCTGGCCCGCTTCGGCGTCGAACACCTGGAGGCTGCGTTAGCGGCGCAGTCCCGCCGAATCGTCGTGCTCGAGGCCACCGAAGTGGCCGATGATCTGGTGCGCGATGTGACGGAAGTACTCACCAGCATGTGTGCCCGGCTGTACGGGCGCCGGTCGGCGGCGAAGCGAGCGAAAACCGCGATGCAGGCGGCGGAGGTGCCGCCTCGGTGA
- a CDS encoding SGNH/GDSL hydrolase family protein, translated as MSTFLSSRTTFRASWWHCLTVATAAILLLPPSSSATDHTPPTVGGGDWVGSWAAAVTPPADDRPEVQRFDDTTLRQVVHLSVGGDSLRLRLTNVHGTKPLSVGAVTVAVRDGAAGTPLVQPSTLTSVTFDGESSATIPAGTEWVSDPITMAVPDNTDLVISMYLPHPTGRASVHYEGMATTFAAPGNATANTGDAYSTMGTSRYFLDGVDVRSGANGSVVFFGDSITDGVKSTIDAHHRYPDVVADRLLKRPDPRELGVLNAGLSANRLLTDAGLGGESALARFERDVLGQTGVQTVVLLEGINDIHNSYGAVEPEQLIRVYEQLIIRAHEAGISVVAGTITPFEGAPRYTAEGEAVRQAVNTWIRNSGKFDAVVDFDAVLRDPAHPTRLAPRYDTGDHVHPNDAGLAAMAAAIELDTLD; from the coding sequence TTGAGTACGTTTCTCTCCAGCAGGACGACGTTTCGCGCGAGTTGGTGGCACTGCCTCACGGTCGCCACGGCCGCCATTCTGCTACTGCCCCCGTCCTCCTCCGCTACCGACCACACTCCTCCTACCGTCGGTGGAGGCGACTGGGTCGGATCTTGGGCCGCGGCGGTCACCCCGCCTGCGGACGACCGCCCGGAAGTCCAGCGATTCGACGACACGACGCTGCGGCAGGTGGTGCACCTGTCGGTCGGCGGCGACAGTCTCCGGCTGCGCCTCACGAATGTCCACGGCACCAAGCCACTGTCCGTCGGTGCGGTGACAGTAGCGGTACGCGACGGTGCTGCCGGTACTCCCCTTGTCCAGCCCTCGACCTTGACGTCGGTCACCTTCGACGGTGAATCATCGGCGACCATCCCCGCGGGCACCGAATGGGTCTCCGACCCGATCACCATGGCCGTCCCCGACAACACCGACCTGGTCATCAGCATGTATCTCCCGCACCCCACCGGGCGAGCCTCCGTGCACTACGAGGGGATGGCAACGACTTTCGCCGCCCCCGGAAACGCGACCGCGAACACGGGAGATGCCTACTCGACGATGGGCACCTCACGCTACTTCCTCGACGGGGTGGATGTCCGTTCCGGAGCGAATGGCTCGGTGGTCTTCTTCGGTGACTCGATCACCGACGGCGTCAAATCCACCATCGATGCCCACCATCGCTACCCGGACGTGGTGGCCGATCGCCTGCTGAAAAGGCCGGATCCCCGTGAGCTCGGGGTACTCAACGCCGGGCTGAGCGCGAACCGGCTCCTGACCGACGCAGGCCTCGGCGGTGAGTCCGCACTGGCACGGTTCGAGCGCGACGTCCTCGGACAAACCGGAGTGCAGACCGTTGTCCTGCTCGAGGGCATCAACGACATCCACAACAGCTACGGCGCGGTCGAACCCGAACAGCTCATTCGCGTCTACGAACAGTTGATCATTCGAGCCCACGAAGCCGGAATCAGCGTCGTCGCAGGCACGATTACGCCCTTCGAAGGCGCGCCCCGCTACACGGCGGAGGGCGAGGCGGTCCGGCAAGCGGTCAACACGTGGATACGCAACTCCGGGAAATTCGATGCCGTGGTGGATTTCGACGCCGTGCTTCGGGATCCGGCGCACCCGACCCGGCTCGCCCCACGCTACGACACAGGCGACCACGTCCACCCGAACGACGCAGGCCTGGCCGCCATGGCCGCGGCCATCGAACTGGACACATTGGACTAG